The proteins below are encoded in one region of Amycolatopsis magusensis:
- a CDS encoding acetylornithine transaminase encodes MTTVKSNEDGQVRWRSALMDNYGTPKLTLVRGEGATVWDADGKSYVDLVGGIAVNALGHAHPAVVEAVTAQVKQLGHTSNLYINPVTVDLAEALLDVAGLRGGGKVLFVNSGAEANEAALKISRRTGRTKVIACEGAFHGRTMGALSLTGQPAKKEPFVPLVPGVEHIPFGDVDALRAAVDTDTAAVFLEPILGEGGVVPAPDGYLRAAREITEAAGALLVLDEVQTGIGRTGAWFAYQHDGIVPDVITLAKGLGGGLPLGAVIGVGAAADLFGPGHHGTTFGGNPVSCAAGLAVLRTIAAEGLNEHVAALGKEITAGVEQLGHPLVTGVRGHGLLLGITLAEPASAAVAAAAQDAGYLVNPIQPDTVRLAPPLTLSAEEAAGFLAALPDALGTTTQD; translated from the coding sequence AGGTGCGCTGGCGCTCCGCGCTGATGGACAACTACGGCACCCCGAAGCTCACCCTGGTGCGCGGCGAGGGCGCCACGGTGTGGGACGCCGACGGCAAGTCCTATGTGGACCTGGTCGGTGGCATCGCGGTCAACGCACTCGGGCATGCCCACCCGGCGGTGGTCGAGGCGGTGACCGCGCAGGTCAAGCAGCTCGGGCACACCTCGAACCTCTACATCAACCCGGTGACCGTCGACCTGGCCGAAGCGCTGCTCGACGTGGCAGGCCTGCGGGGCGGCGGCAAGGTGCTGTTCGTCAACTCCGGCGCCGAGGCCAACGAAGCCGCGCTCAAGATCAGCAGGCGCACCGGCCGCACCAAGGTGATCGCCTGCGAGGGTGCCTTCCACGGCCGCACCATGGGCGCGCTCTCGCTCACCGGGCAGCCCGCGAAGAAGGAGCCCTTCGTACCGCTCGTGCCGGGCGTGGAGCACATCCCGTTCGGTGACGTCGACGCGCTGCGGGCCGCGGTGGACACCGACACCGCGGCGGTCTTCCTGGAGCCGATCCTCGGTGAGGGCGGTGTGGTGCCCGCGCCGGACGGCTACCTGCGCGCGGCCAGGGAGATCACCGAAGCGGCAGGCGCGCTGCTGGTGCTCGACGAGGTGCAGACCGGCATCGGCCGCACCGGCGCCTGGTTCGCCTACCAGCACGACGGCATCGTGCCGGACGTGATCACGCTGGCCAAGGGCCTCGGCGGCGGCCTGCCGCTGGGCGCGGTGATCGGCGTGGGCGCGGCGGCCGACCTGTTCGGCCCCGGCCACCACGGCACCACCTTCGGCGGCAACCCGGTGTCCTGCGCGGCCGGACTCGCCGTGCTCCGGACCATCGCCGCCGAAGGGTTGAACGAGCACGTTGCGGCGCTGGGCAAGGAGATCACCGCCGGCGTCGAACAACTCGGGCACCCGCTGGTGACCGGCGTGCGCGGCCACGGGCTGCTGCTCGGCATCACGCTGGCGGAACCGGCTTCGGCCGCGGTCGCCGCCGCCGCCCAGGACGCCGGTTACCTGGTCAACCCGATCCAGCCGGACACCGTCCGCCTGGCACCCCCGCTGACCCTGAGCGCGGAGGAGGCGGCCGGTTTCCTGGCCGCGCTGCCCGACGCGCTCGGCACCACCACCCAGGACTGA
- the argF gene encoding ornithine carbamoyltransferase: MPRHFLRDDDLTPAEQLAVLDLADQLKAAPLSSRALEGKSIAAIFEKNSTRTRLSFDVGIAQLGGHPVIVDGRSMQLGREETIEDTSRVLSRYVDAVVWRTFAQKRMDAMAAVSRIPVINALTDEFHPCQVLTDLQTIRERKGKLAGLTLVYLGDGANNMAHSLLLGGTTAGLHVRVVSPEGFQPDQQVMLDAKHRASETGGSATVFTDPHAAVDGADVLVTDTWTSMGQENDGLDRVGPFRSLQVNAALLERAAPEAIVLHCLPAHRGWEITDEVLDGPASAVWDEAENRLHAQKALLVWLLEDKHDERRR; the protein is encoded by the coding sequence ATGCCAAGGCACTTCCTCCGCGACGACGACCTGACCCCCGCCGAGCAGCTCGCCGTGCTCGACCTCGCCGACCAGCTCAAGGCCGCCCCGCTGAGCTCGCGGGCGCTCGAGGGCAAGTCGATCGCGGCCATCTTCGAAAAGAACTCCACCCGCACCCGGCTCTCGTTCGACGTCGGGATCGCCCAGCTCGGCGGGCACCCGGTGATCGTCGACGGCCGGTCCATGCAGCTCGGCCGCGAGGAGACCATCGAGGACACCTCGCGGGTGCTCTCCCGGTACGTCGACGCCGTGGTCTGGCGGACCTTCGCGCAGAAGCGCATGGACGCGATGGCCGCGGTCTCCCGGATCCCGGTGATCAACGCGCTCACCGACGAGTTCCACCCCTGCCAGGTGCTCACCGACCTGCAGACCATCCGCGAGCGCAAGGGCAAGCTCGCCGGGCTGACCCTGGTCTACCTCGGCGACGGCGCCAACAACATGGCGCATTCGCTGCTGCTCGGCGGCACCACCGCGGGCCTGCACGTCCGCGTGGTCTCCCCGGAGGGTTTCCAGCCGGACCAGCAGGTGATGCTGGACGCCAAGCACCGCGCGTCCGAGACCGGGGGCAGCGCGACCGTGTTCACCGATCCGCACGCCGCGGTCGACGGGGCCGACGTGCTGGTCACCGACACCTGGACCTCGATGGGCCAGGAGAACGACGGGCTCGACCGCGTCGGCCCGTTCCGCTCGCTCCAGGTGAACGCAGCCCTGCTGGAGCGAGCCGCGCCGGAGGCGATCGTGCTGCACTGCCTGCCCGCGCACCGCGGCTGGGAGATCACCGACGAGGTGCTCGACGGCCCGGCCAGCGCGGTGTGGGACGAGGCGGAGAACCGGCTGCACGCGCAGAAGGCGCTGCTGGTCTGGCTGCTCGAAGACAAGCACGACGAGCGACGCCGATGA
- a CDS encoding arginine repressor: MSRAARQARIIELVSTMAIRSQTELAKLLAAEGTDVTQATLSRDLDELGAVKLRGADSGAPVYVIPEDGSPVRGVQGGTSRLAKLLAELMVSVDASGNLMVLRTPPGAAQFLASAIDRAALEEVVGSIAGDDTVAVIAREPLTGKGLAERFAELADRSSTPEE; encoded by the coding sequence ATGAGCAGGGCGGCCAGGCAGGCGCGGATCATCGAGCTGGTGTCCACGATGGCCATCCGCAGCCAGACCGAGTTGGCCAAGCTGCTGGCCGCCGAAGGCACCGACGTCACCCAGGCGACGCTGTCGCGCGACCTCGACGAACTGGGCGCGGTGAAGTTGCGCGGCGCCGATTCGGGTGCGCCGGTGTACGTGATCCCGGAGGACGGCAGCCCGGTGCGCGGGGTGCAGGGCGGGACCTCCCGCCTGGCCAAGCTGCTCGCCGAGCTGATGGTCTCGGTGGACGCCTCCGGCAACCTGATGGTCCTGCGCACCCCGCCGGGGGCGGCGCAGTTCCTCGCCAGCGCGATCGACCGGGCCGCGCTGGAGGAGGTCGTCGGCTCCATCGCCGGCGACGACACCGTGGCGGTCATCGCGCGCGAGCCGCTGACCGGCAAGGGCCTGGCCGAGCGGTTCGCCGAGCTGGCGGACCGGTCGTCCACTCCCGAGGAGTGA
- the argH gene encoding argininosuccinate lyase, with translation MSAKEQPVQLWGGRFASGPAEAMAALSLSTHFDWRLAPYDIAGSRAHARVLRKAGLLTEDELSGMLAALDTLAEDVASGAFTPEIADEDVHTALERGLLERAGAELGGKLRAGRSRNDQVATLFRMYLRDAARRMIAGTLDVVEALVSQAERNADAILPGRTHLQHAQPVLLAHHLQAHAHALLRDVGRLRDWDARTAESPYGSGALAGSSLGLDPEAVAAELGFDTSVENSIDGTASRDFAAEFAFALAMLGVNLSRIAEEVIIWNTAEFGYVTLDDAWATGSSIMPQKKNPDVAELTRGKSGRLIGNLTGLLATLKAQPLAYNRDLQEDKEPVFDSVEQLDLLFPALAGMLGTLTFHTRRLAELAPAGFTLATDIAEWLVRQGVPFRVAHEAAGECVRVAEGRGAGLEDLTDDELAKIHPTLTPAVREVLTIEGSVASRDARGGTAPVRVTEQRERLVQRIGELRDWLK, from the coding sequence GTGAGCGCGAAAGAACAGCCGGTCCAGTTGTGGGGCGGCAGGTTCGCCAGTGGACCGGCCGAGGCGATGGCGGCGTTGAGCCTGTCGACGCACTTCGACTGGCGGCTGGCGCCGTACGACATCGCCGGTTCGCGGGCGCACGCCCGGGTGCTGCGCAAGGCCGGGCTGCTCACCGAGGACGAGTTGTCCGGGATGCTGGCCGCGCTGGACACGCTCGCCGAGGACGTGGCCTCCGGCGCGTTCACCCCGGAGATCGCGGACGAGGACGTGCACACCGCGCTCGAACGCGGACTGCTGGAGCGCGCGGGCGCCGAACTGGGCGGCAAGCTGCGCGCGGGCCGCTCGCGCAACGACCAGGTCGCCACGCTGTTCCGGATGTACCTGCGTGACGCCGCGCGCCGGATGATCGCGGGCACGCTCGACGTGGTCGAAGCGCTGGTGTCGCAGGCCGAACGCAACGCCGACGCCATCCTGCCCGGCCGCACCCACCTCCAGCACGCGCAGCCGGTGCTGCTCGCGCACCACCTCCAGGCCCACGCGCACGCGCTGCTGCGTGACGTCGGCCGCCTGCGGGACTGGGACGCGCGGACCGCCGAGTCGCCGTACGGTTCCGGCGCGCTCGCCGGTTCCTCGCTCGGCCTCGACCCGGAAGCCGTGGCCGCGGAGCTGGGCTTCGACACCTCCGTGGAGAACTCCATCGACGGCACGGCGTCGAGGGACTTCGCCGCCGAGTTCGCCTTCGCGCTCGCCATGCTCGGGGTGAACCTGTCGCGGATCGCCGAAGAGGTGATCATCTGGAACACCGCCGAATTCGGCTACGTCACGCTCGACGACGCCTGGGCCACCGGCAGTTCGATCATGCCGCAGAAGAAGAACCCGGACGTGGCCGAGCTGACCCGCGGCAAGTCCGGCAGGCTGATCGGCAACCTCACCGGCCTGCTGGCCACGCTCAAGGCGCAGCCGCTGGCCTACAACCGGGACCTGCAGGAGGACAAGGAGCCGGTGTTCGACTCGGTCGAGCAGCTGGACCTGCTGTTCCCGGCGCTGGCGGGCATGCTCGGCACGCTCACCTTCCACACCCGCCGCCTCGCCGAACTGGCGCCCGCGGGCTTCACCCTGGCCACCGACATCGCGGAATGGCTGGTGCGCCAGGGAGTTCCGTTCCGCGTGGCGCACGAGGCCGCGGGGGAGTGCGTGCGCGTGGCCGAGGGCCGCGGCGCCGGTCTCGAAGACCTGACCGACGACGAGCTGGCGAAGATCCACCCCACGCTCACCCCCGCCGTGCGCGAGGTGCTGACCATCGAAGGCTCGGTCGCTTCTCGTGACGCACGTGGCGGGACCGCGCCGGTGCGGGTCACCGAACAACGCGAGCGGCTGGTGCAGCGGATCGGCGAACTGCGCGACTGGCTCAAGTAG
- a CDS encoding TetR family transcriptional regulator produces MNTKQRLVEGVLAVIRDQGITAVSARSVAAAAGANQALIFYHFGTVEELIAQACVQTTEARVATYRDRFASVTSLSGLLDLGREIHETERADGNLAVLAQALAGAQSGGRLAEATREALGKWTAEVESTLVRVLAGSPLTEFADPAGLARATSAGFLGLTLFETVDREGGEQALGALAQLAALADVLENLGPMATKAVRAKLRSAAKNRAT; encoded by the coding sequence GTGAACACCAAACAGCGGCTGGTCGAGGGCGTGCTGGCGGTCATCCGCGACCAGGGCATCACCGCGGTGTCGGCCCGCTCGGTGGCGGCCGCCGCCGGGGCGAACCAGGCGCTGATCTTCTACCACTTCGGCACCGTGGAAGAGCTGATCGCGCAGGCCTGCGTGCAGACCACCGAAGCGCGGGTCGCCACCTACCGGGACCGGTTCGCCTCGGTGACCTCGCTCAGCGGACTGCTCGACCTCGGACGCGAAATCCACGAGACCGAACGCGCCGACGGCAACCTCGCCGTGCTGGCCCAGGCGCTCGCCGGAGCGCAGAGCGGCGGCCGGCTCGCCGAAGCCACCCGCGAAGCGCTGGGCAAGTGGACGGCCGAGGTGGAGAGCACGCTGGTGCGCGTGCTCGCCGGTTCACCGCTGACCGAGTTCGCCGATCCGGCCGGGCTGGCGCGAGCGACCTCGGCCGGGTTCCTCGGGCTCACCCTGTTCGAGACGGTCGACCGGGAGGGCGGTGAGCAGGCGCTGGGCGCGCTCGCTCAGCTCGCCGCCCTCGCCGACGTGCTCGAGAACCTCGGCCCGATGGCCACCAAGGCCGTACGGGCGAAACTGCGGTCGGCGGCGAAGAACCGCGCTACTTGA
- a CDS encoding DUF4166 domain-containing protein has protein sequence MTIFEQAFGADFARLHPRVRQRLSLGTASGTGMIGRGVMDRIWRGPAFTAPFLRLGTTRHILFPEQGRDVPFTIENYPYVDSFGRETLSFVRTFELPGKRRRFDAQMVLDPRTGRIVDYLGTHQHVATDLRLGVREDGGFRITSGEFRLHEGPLRTVLPPRIAGTAAVEEWFDEDLGQFRIEVVVANPRFGPVFGYHGRFTATFVEQGVSGAVKPLREKVLW, from the coding sequence TTGACCATCTTCGAACAAGCTTTCGGTGCTGACTTCGCCCGCCTGCACCCGCGGGTGCGGCAGCGGCTCAGCCTGGGCACGGCATCCGGGACCGGCATGATCGGGCGCGGGGTGATGGACCGGATCTGGCGTGGCCCGGCGTTCACCGCGCCGTTCCTCCGGCTGGGCACCACCCGGCACATCCTGTTCCCCGAACAGGGCCGCGACGTGCCATTCACCATCGAGAACTACCCGTACGTGGACTCCTTCGGCCGCGAGACGCTGTCGTTCGTGCGCACCTTCGAGCTGCCCGGCAAGCGGCGGCGGTTCGACGCGCAGATGGTGCTCGACCCGAGGACCGGGCGCATCGTCGACTACCTCGGCACGCACCAGCACGTGGCGACCGACCTTCGGCTGGGGGTGCGCGAGGACGGCGGTTTCCGGATCACGTCGGGCGAGTTCCGGCTGCACGAGGGTCCGCTGCGGACGGTGCTGCCGCCGCGGATCGCCGGGACCGCGGCGGTCGAAGAGTGGTTCGACGAGGACCTCGGGCAGTTCCGGATCGAGGTGGTGGTGGCCAACCCGCGGTTCGGCCCGGTGTTCGGCTACCACGGCCGGTTCACCGCCACCTTCGTCGAACAGGGGGTGAGCGGCGCGGTGAAACCCCTGCGCGAGAAGGTGTTGTGGTGA
- a CDS encoding VOC family protein — translation MLDHLVYATPDLGRTVDDLAERGITLSPGGPHPGLGTRNHLAALGENAFLEVIGPDPEQPEPATRRPFGIDELTAPRLVTWAIQVPDLDAALDRARAAGHEPGDVVPMSRRRPDSVLLTWRLAFPPDDRGGLVPFVIGWGDTPHPSHTAATGTRLVSLRGEHPDPASLVPVFAALDTELAVTEAAEPALVAEFATASGKVVLK, via the coding sequence GTGCTGGATCACCTGGTCTATGCGACACCGGACCTCGGCCGGACGGTCGACGACCTGGCCGAACGCGGAATCACGCTGAGTCCCGGCGGGCCGCACCCCGGCCTGGGCACGCGCAACCACCTCGCCGCACTCGGCGAGAACGCGTTCCTGGAGGTCATCGGCCCGGACCCGGAGCAGCCAGAGCCTGCCACGCGGCGGCCCTTCGGCATCGACGAACTCACCGCGCCCAGGCTGGTGACCTGGGCGATCCAGGTGCCGGACCTCGACGCGGCGCTGGACCGCGCCCGCGCGGCAGGGCACGAACCCGGCGACGTCGTGCCGATGTCCCGCCGCCGTCCCGACAGCGTGCTGCTGACCTGGCGGCTGGCCTTCCCGCCGGACGACCGCGGCGGGCTCGTGCCGTTCGTGATCGGCTGGGGCGACACGCCACACCCGTCGCACACCGCCGCGACCGGCACGCGCCTGGTCTCACTCCGTGGCGAGCACCCCGATCCGGCGAGCCTCGTCCCGGTGTTCGCGGCGCTGGATACCGAACTCGCGGTGACGGAGGCAGCCGAACCGGCCTTGGTGGCCGAGTTCGCCACCGCTTCGGGCAAGGTGGTGCTCAAGTGA
- a CDS encoding DNA-3-methyladenine glycosylase, whose translation MTGRLVTADELAIDPVVAAPFLLGCEIEADGPDGTVRVRLVEVEAYRGHDDPASHCYRGRTPRNDVMWGPAGHLYVYFVYGMHFCANVVCVTDGVPGAVLLRAAEVVEGADVVRARRPKARSATVANGPAILTSALALDRAHNGIDLLDPKSPVRLLTGERVPTSEIRTGPRVGVAAAMDTPWRFWVDGSPAVSTYRRGGRVRPGR comes from the coding sequence GTGACGGGACGACTGGTTACCGCGGACGAACTGGCCATCGATCCGGTCGTCGCGGCACCGTTCCTGCTGGGCTGCGAGATCGAGGCCGACGGCCCCGACGGCACGGTCCGCGTGCGCCTGGTCGAGGTGGAGGCCTATCGCGGCCACGACGACCCGGCGTCGCACTGCTACCGCGGCCGGACCCCGCGCAACGACGTGATGTGGGGCCCGGCGGGTCACCTGTACGTGTACTTCGTCTACGGGATGCACTTCTGCGCCAACGTGGTGTGTGTCACGGACGGGGTGCCCGGCGCGGTGCTGCTGCGCGCGGCCGAAGTCGTCGAAGGCGCCGACGTCGTCCGTGCCCGACGGCCGAAGGCGCGCTCCGCCACGGTCGCGAACGGCCCGGCGATCCTCACCTCGGCGCTGGCTCTGGACCGCGCGCACAACGGCATCGACCTGCTCGACCCGAAGTCCCCGGTGCGGTTGCTGACCGGGGAGCGCGTTCCCACCAGCGAGATCCGCACCGGCCCGCGGGTCGGCGTCGCCGCGGCGATGGACACCCCGTGGCGGTTCTGGGTGGACGGCTCGCCCGCGGTGTCGACCTACCGGCGAGGCGGGCGGGTGCGGCCGGGGCGGTGA
- the tyrS gene encoding tyrosine--tRNA ligase — MSEHILDELSWRGLIAQSTDVDALRRDLDQGPLTLYCGFDPTAPSLHAGNLVPLLMLSRFQRAGHRPIVLAGGATGMIGDPRDTGERTLNTLDVVGEWAGRIRGQLERFVDFDDSPTSAVVVNNLDWTGPQSVLEFLRDVGKHFPVNTMLNRETVKRRLETDGMSYTEFSYLLLQSQDYLHLNRKYGCTLQVGGSDQWGNLVGGVDLIRRVDGKSVHALTAPLVTDAEGRKFGKSTGGGNLWLDPEMTSPYAWFQYFVNVGDADVLRYLRMFTFLTAEELAVLAEDTEQRPHLRAAQKRLAEEFTTLVHGAEQTRQVIAASQALFGRGELGELDASTLDAAMAEVPSGEVKLSDEPTIVELLLAGGLVDSKGAARRTVKEGGAYVNNTKVTDEEWKPGSGDLLHGRWLVVRRGKRNIAGVAAAH, encoded by the coding sequence GTGAGTGAGCACATCCTTGACGAACTGTCCTGGCGCGGCCTGATCGCGCAGTCCACCGACGTCGACGCCCTGCGCCGAGACCTGGACCAGGGCCCGCTCACGCTCTATTGCGGCTTCGACCCGACCGCGCCCAGCCTGCACGCGGGCAACCTGGTCCCGCTGCTGATGCTGAGCCGGTTCCAGCGCGCCGGGCACCGGCCGATCGTCCTGGCCGGAGGCGCGACCGGGATGATCGGCGACCCGCGCGACACCGGTGAGCGCACGCTGAACACGCTCGACGTGGTCGGTGAATGGGCGGGCCGGATCCGCGGCCAGCTCGAGCGGTTCGTCGACTTCGACGATTCGCCGACCAGCGCGGTCGTGGTCAACAACCTGGACTGGACCGGCCCGCAGTCGGTGCTCGAGTTCCTGCGCGACGTCGGCAAGCACTTCCCGGTCAACACCATGCTGAACCGGGAGACGGTGAAGCGGCGGCTGGAAACCGACGGCATGTCCTACACCGAGTTCAGCTACCTGCTGCTGCAGTCGCAGGACTACCTGCACCTGAACCGGAAGTACGGCTGCACCTTGCAGGTCGGCGGCTCGGACCAGTGGGGCAACCTGGTCGGCGGGGTGGACCTGATCCGCCGCGTCGACGGCAAGAGCGTGCACGCGCTGACCGCGCCGCTGGTCACCGACGCCGAGGGCCGCAAGTTCGGCAAGTCCACCGGTGGCGGCAACCTCTGGCTGGACCCCGAGATGACCTCGCCGTACGCGTGGTTCCAGTACTTCGTCAACGTCGGCGACGCCGACGTGCTCCGATACCTGCGGATGTTCACCTTCCTCACCGCCGAGGAGCTCGCGGTGCTGGCCGAGGACACCGAGCAACGGCCGCACCTGCGAGCCGCGCAGAAGCGGCTGGCGGAGGAGTTCACCACGCTGGTGCACGGCGCCGAGCAGACCCGGCAGGTCATCGCGGCCAGCCAGGCCCTGTTCGGCCGGGGCGAGCTGGGTGAACTGGACGCGTCCACGCTGGACGCCGCGATGGCGGAGGTGCCCAGCGGCGAGGTGAAGCTGTCCGACGAGCCGACCATCGTCGAGCTGCTGCTCGCCGGCGGGCTGGTGGACAGCAAGGGCGCCGCGCGCCGCACGGTGAAGGAGGGCGGCGCGTACGTGAACAACACCAAGGTCACCGACGAGGAGTGGAAGCCGGGTTCCGGCGATCTGCTGCACGGCCGGTGGCTGGTGGTCCGCCGGGGCAAGCGCAACATCGCCGGCGTCGCGGCCGCGCACTGA
- a CDS encoding tetratricopeptide repeat protein, whose product MSEFGRRDSEGDREDGRPRRRDSSPRGKQQGGGQAARGNRTGGYRAGGASGQKSFKPREGGSSYKPRDDRGGFKPREGGSGFKPREDRGGYKPRDDRGGYKPREGGSGYKPRDDRGGFKPREGGGGFKPREDRGGYKPREGGSGYKSRDDRGGFKPREGGSSYKPRDDRGGFKPREGGSSYKSRDDRGGYKPREGGDSKSGGYKPREGGSSYKPREGGRDDRGGYKPREDRGGFKPREGGSGYKPREDRGGFKPREGGGGFKPREDRGYQSRDDRGGSQSRDDRGGSRSRDDRGGYQSRDDRGGYKPREDRGGYKSGGDRGGYKPREGGSSYKPRDDRGGFKPREGGSSYKPREGSSSSYKPREGGSSYKPREGGSSFKSRDDRGGGFKPRDDRGGYKPREDRGDYKSRDDRGASQSREDRGGYKPREGGEGYKPREGGKPREDRGGYKSREGGGFKPREGVSKHRNADFKPREVDDAELARELLEAPELPEGIDFSDLDEEARRELRTLPKGLAETVGKHLVAAGGLIDTDPDAAFEHAKYAKAKAARVPIVREALGLVAYHSGKWAEALTELRAVRRMTRTDSHIAIIADSERALGRPERALDLAKEVDSSRLPRDVQIELKIVAAGARRDLGQLEAAVVSLQGDDLDARKREPWSARLFYAYADNLVAAGRRDEAIRWFLHAAEADEDEQTDAAERAAELGQGEEGETEGE is encoded by the coding sequence GTGTCCGAGTTCGGTCGGCGCGATTCTGAGGGCGACCGCGAGGACGGTCGCCCGCGGCGGCGCGACTCGAGTCCCCGTGGCAAGCAGCAGGGCGGCGGACAAGCGGCCCGCGGCAACCGGACCGGCGGCTACCGCGCCGGCGGTGCCAGCGGCCAGAAGAGCTTCAAGCCCCGCGAAGGCGGCAGCAGCTACAAACCCCGGGACGACCGCGGCGGCTTCAAGCCGCGCGAGGGCGGCAGTGGGTTCAAGCCCCGCGAAGACCGCGGCGGCTACAAACCGCGCGACGATCGCGGTGGCTACAAGCCCCGTGAGGGTGGCAGCGGCTACAAGCCGCGCGATGACCGTGGCGGTTTCAAGCCGCGCGAGGGCGGCGGCGGGTTCAAGCCCCGCGAAGACCGTGGTGGCTACAAGCCCCGTGAGGGCGGTAGCGGCTACAAGTCGCGCGATGACCGCGGTGGTTTCAAGCCGCGTGAAGGCGGCAGCAGCTACAAACCGCGCGACGACCGCGGTGGTTTCAAGCCGCGTGAAGGCGGCAGCAGCTACAAGTCGCGCGACGACCGTGGCGGCTACAAGCCCCGCGAGGGCGGCGACTCCAAGTCCGGCGGTTACAAGCCCCGCGAAGGCGGTAGCAGCTACAAGCCGCGTGAAGGCGGCCGCGACGACCGGGGTGGCTACAAGCCCCGGGAAGACCGTGGCGGCTTCAAGCCCCGTGAGGGCGGTAGCGGCTACAAGCCGCGCGAGGACCGGGGTGGTTTCAAGCCGCGTGAAGGCGGTGGCGGGTTCAAGCCGCGCGAGGATCGTGGCTACCAGTCACGCGATGATCGCGGTGGCTCGCAGTCCCGTGACGATCGCGGCGGTTCCCGCTCGCGCGACGACCGTGGCGGCTACCAGTCCCGTGACGACCGGGGCGGTTACAAGCCTCGGGAGGACCGCGGCGGCTACAAGTCCGGCGGCGATCGCGGCGGTTACAAGCCCCGCGAAGGCGGCAGTAGCTACAAGCCCCGTGATGATCGCGGTGGCTTCAAGCCCCGTGAGGGTGGCAGCAGCTATAAGCCACGCGAAGGCAGCAGCAGCAGCTACAAGCCGCGCGAGGGTGGCAGTAGCTACAAGCCGCGTGAAGGTGGCAGCAGCTTCAAGTCCCGCGACGACCGTGGCGGCGGGTTCAAGCCGCGCGACGACCGCGGTGGCTACAAGCCCCGCGAGGATCGTGGCGACTACAAGTCACGTGACGACCGTGGCGCTTCCCAGTCGCGCGAGGACCGCGGCGGTTACAAGCCCCGCGAGGGCGGCGAAGGCTACAAGCCGCGCGAAGGTGGCAAGCCCCGTGAGGATCGTGGCGGCTACAAGTCGCGCGAGGGCGGCGGCTTCAAGCCTCGTGAAGGTGTCTCCAAGCACCGCAATGCCGACTTCAAGCCGCGCGAAGTGGATGACGCGGAGTTGGCGCGGGAACTGCTCGAAGCCCCCGAACTCCCCGAGGGCATCGACTTCTCCGACCTCGACGAAGAGGCTCGCCGGGAGTTGCGGACCTTGCCGAAGGGGCTGGCCGAGACCGTCGGCAAGCACCTGGTCGCGGCCGGCGGGCTGATCGACACCGATCCCGACGCCGCCTTCGAACACGCCAAGTACGCCAAGGCCAAGGCCGCCCGCGTGCCGATCGTGCGTGAAGCGCTCGGGCTCGTGGCCTACCACTCCGGCAAGTGGGCCGAGGCGCTCACCGAGCTGCGCGCGGTCCGCCGGATGACGCGCACCGACTCGCACATCGCGATCATCGCCGACTCCGAGCGGGCGCTGGGCCGTCCCGAGCGGGCGCTGGACCTCGCCAAGGAGGTCGACAGCAGCCGCCTGCCGCGGGACGTGCAGATCGAGCTGAAGATCGTCGCGGCCGGGGCTCGCCGGGACCTCGGGCAGCTCGAAGCCGCGGTGGTCTCCCTGCAGGGCGACGACCTCGACGCCCGCAAGCGCGAGCCCTGGAGTGCGCGGCTGTTCTACGCCTACGCCGACAACCTCGTCGCCGCCGGCCGTCGCGACGAGGCGATCCGCTGGTTCCTCCACGCCGCCGAGGCCGACGAGGACGAGCAGACCGACGCCGCCGAGCGCGCGGCCGAGCTGGGGCAGGGCGAAGAAGGCGAGACCGAAGGTGAGTGA